In the Babylonia areolata isolate BAREFJ2019XMU chromosome 34, ASM4173473v1, whole genome shotgun sequence genome, one interval contains:
- the LOC143277546 gene encoding DNA-directed RNA polymerase I subunit RPA43-like, whose product MEISLEEARKMCSDPQSGFTTVHAEQHISLPPRFQTRISEGVRQQLDAKIGFACDKFDGAVIGYSNVRLLTDKGLVIDDAPYINFRISADFIVFQPRVGARLQGVVNKIGKDHIGLVVHGHFNVSIRLTSGQPESTVSKGDLCQFTVVRVHTHRHLLSMIGKLV is encoded by the exons ATGGAGATTTCTCTGGAAGAGGCCAGAAAGATGTGCTCTGATCCCCAGTCTGGGTTCACCACGGTGCATGCTGAGCAACACATCTCACTGCCGCCCAGGTTCCAGACACGCATCAGTGAAGGCGTGCGACAACAGCTGGATGCTAAAATTGGCTTTGCCTGTGACAA aTTTGACGGTGCAGTCATTGGCTACTCCAATGTTCGGCTGCTCACTGACAAAGGTCTTGTGATTGACGACGCCCCCTACATCAACTTTAGGATCTCTGCGGACTTCATTGTCTTTCAGCCCCGCGTGGGCGCCCGTCTGCAGGGTGTGGTGAACAAGATCGGCAAGGATCACATCGGCCTGGTCGTTCACGGACATTTCAACGTGTCCATCCGACTGACCAGTGGTCAGCCTGAGAGCACGGTGTCCAAGGGAGACCTGTGTCAGTTCACTGTGGTCCgtgtgcacactcacagacatctTCTGTCCATGATTGGAAAGCTGGTGTGA